One part of the Bradyrhizobium sp. CB1650 genome encodes these proteins:
- a CDS encoding acyl-CoA synthetase: MSERQNQYNIGLDKTPANYVPLTPLSFLARSAAVYPDHVSTVYEGRSFTWAETYERCRRFASWLAGKSVGVGDTVAAMLPNVPAMNELHFAVPMTGAVLNALNIRLDAPSIAFQLDHGGAKIILVDPEFAGVITDALTQVHGPKPLVVDVDDAAFKGGKRIGEIEYEAAVALGDPNFTAILPADEWDAIALSYTSGTTGNPKGVVTHHRGAYLNAVSNILAGNLGQHPVYLWTLPMFHCNGWCFPWTIAASAGINVCLRKVEPSKIFELIKQHGVTHMCGAPIVYNTLINAPDAPKETSEGSAARRVVGLIAGAAPPVAVLEGAESIGIKLTHVYGLTEVYGPASVCAEQPGWDELPAPERARMKRRQGVSYPLEEGVTVINPQTMQEVPRDGETVGEVMFRGNIVMKGYLKNEKATKEAFEGGWFHTGDLGVLDEHGYVIIKDRSKDIIISGGENISSVEVEDILYKHPAVLFAAVVAKPDPKWGEVPCAFVELKDGASASEADIIAFCRSHLSGFKTPKAVVFGPIPKTSTGKIQKFLLRNEVGSAKAISA, from the coding sequence ATGAGTGAGCGGCAGAACCAGTACAATATCGGCCTCGACAAGACCCCCGCCAACTACGTGCCGCTGACGCCGCTGAGCTTCCTCGCGCGCAGCGCCGCCGTTTACCCCGATCACGTCAGCACCGTCTACGAAGGCCGCAGCTTCACTTGGGCCGAGACCTACGAGCGCTGCCGGCGCTTTGCCTCCTGGCTCGCGGGCAAGAGCGTCGGCGTCGGCGACACGGTCGCAGCCATGCTACCGAATGTGCCGGCGATGAACGAGCTGCACTTTGCGGTGCCGATGACCGGCGCAGTGCTCAATGCCCTGAACATCCGTCTCGATGCGCCCTCGATCGCGTTCCAGCTCGACCATGGCGGGGCGAAGATCATCCTGGTCGATCCCGAATTTGCCGGCGTGATCACTGATGCGCTTACGCAGGTGCACGGGCCAAAACCGCTTGTGGTCGATGTCGACGATGCCGCGTTCAAGGGCGGCAAGCGCATTGGCGAGATCGAGTACGAAGCCGCCGTAGCCCTGGGCGATCCGAACTTTACCGCGATCCTGCCGGCGGACGAGTGGGATGCCATCGCGCTGAGCTACACCTCGGGCACGACAGGCAATCCCAAGGGCGTCGTCACCCATCATCGCGGCGCCTATCTGAATGCGGTCAGCAACATCCTCGCCGGCAATCTCGGCCAGCATCCGGTCTACCTCTGGACGCTGCCGATGTTCCATTGCAACGGCTGGTGCTTCCCATGGACCATCGCGGCGTCAGCCGGCATCAATGTCTGCCTGCGCAAGGTCGAGCCGAGCAAGATCTTCGAGCTGATCAAGCAGCACGGCGTCACCCACATGTGCGGCGCGCCGATCGTCTACAACACGCTGATCAACGCGCCCGATGCGCCCAAGGAAACGTCAGAGGGCAGCGCCGCCCGCCGCGTCGTCGGCCTGATCGCCGGCGCCGCGCCGCCGGTCGCCGTGCTGGAGGGCGCCGAAAGCATCGGCATCAAGCTGACCCACGTCTACGGCCTGACCGAGGTCTACGGCCCCGCCTCCGTTTGCGCGGAACAGCCCGGCTGGGACGAGCTTCCCGCGCCCGAACGCGCGCGCATGAAGCGCCGGCAAGGCGTGTCCTACCCGCTCGAAGAAGGCGTCACCGTCATCAATCCGCAGACCATGCAGGAGGTGCCGCGCGACGGCGAGACCGTCGGCGAGGTCATGTTCCGCGGCAACATCGTGATGAAGGGCTATCTGAAGAACGAGAAGGCGACGAAAGAAGCATTCGAAGGCGGCTGGTTCCACACCGGCGACCTCGGCGTGCTCGACGAGCACGGCTACGTCATCATCAAGGACCGTTCCAAGGACATCATCATCTCCGGCGGCGAGAACATTTCGTCCGTCGAGGTCGAGGACATCCTCTACAAGCACCCGGCCGTGCTGTTCGCCGCGGTGGTCGCAAAGCCCGATCCGAAATGGGGCGAGGTGCCCTGCGCCTTCGTCGAGTTGAAGGACGGCGCCAGCGCGAGCGAAGCCGACATCATCGCCTTCTGCCGCTCGCACCTGAGCGGCTTCAAGACGCCGAAGGCCGTCGTGTTCGGACCGATCCCGAAGACCTCCACCGGCAAAATCCAGAAATTCCTGCTGCGCAACGAGGTCGGATCGGCCAAGGCGATCTCGGCCTGA